Proteins encoded by one window of Castor canadensis chromosome 2, mCasCan1.hap1v2, whole genome shotgun sequence:
- the Steap1 gene encoding STEAP1 protein isoform X2, whose product MESRKDVTNEDIWEVNARRSLEDDYLTKDTGETSMLRRPVLSHLQETLHVDEFDCPSELQHTQELFPKWRLPIKIAAIVSSLTFLYTLLREVIHPLVTSHQQYFYRIPILVVNKVLPMVSITLLALVYLPGVIAAVVQLHNGTKYKKFPPWLDRWMLTRKQFGLLSFFFAVLHAIYSLSYPMRRSYRYKLLNWAYQQVQQNKEDAWIKHDVWRMEIYLSLGILGLAILAPLAVTSIPSVSNSLTWREFHYIQSLRTGYTMTYLEESRLKTQLNH is encoded by the exons ATGGAGAGCAGAAAGGACGTTACAAATGAAGATATTTGGGAAGTGAACGCTAGAAGAAGTCTAGAAGATGATTATTTG aCTAAGGACACAGGAGAGACCAGTATGCTGAGAAGACCTGTGCTTTCACACTTGCAAGAAACACTCCATGTTGATGAATTCGATTGCCCATCAGAACTTCAGCATACACAGGAGCTCTTTCCAAAATGGCGCTTGCCAATCAAAATAGCTGCTATTGTATCATCTCTGACTTTTCTGTACACTCTTCTGAGGGAAGTAATTCACCCTTTAGTAACTTCTCACCAGCAATATTTTTATAGAATTCCAATCCTGGTCGTTAATAAAGTCTTACCAATGGTTTCCATCACCCTCTTAGCACTGGTTTATCTGCCAGGTGTGATAGCAGCAGTTGTACAACTTCATAATGGAACTAAGTATAAAAAATTCCCACCGTGGTTGGACAGGTGGATGTTAACACGAAAGCAGTTTGGgcttctcagtttcttttttgctgtactaCATGCAATTTATAGCCTGTCTTATCCAATGCGGCGATCCTACAGATACAAGTTGCTGAATTGGGCATATCAACAG GTCCAACAAAATAAGGAAGATGCCTGGATCAAGCATGATGTTTGGAGAATGGAGATTTACCTGTCTCTGGGCATTCTGGGACTTGCAATACTAGCTCCCTTGGCTGTCACATCTATTCCATCTGTGAGCAACTCTTTGACATGGAGAGAATTTCACTATATTCAG AGTCTGAGAACTGGTTACACTATGACTTACCTTGAGGAGTCACGGCTAAAAACACAACTTAACCATTGA
- the Steap1 gene encoding STEAP1 protein isoform X1: MESRKDVTNEDIWEVNARRSLEDDYLTKDTGETSMLRRPVLSHLQETLHVDEFDCPSELQHTQELFPKWRLPIKIAAIVSSLTFLYTLLREVIHPLVTSHQQYFYRIPILVVNKVLPMVSITLLALVYLPGVIAAVVQLHNGTKYKKFPPWLDRWMLTRKQFGLLSFFFAVLHAIYSLSYPMRRSYRYKLLNWAYQQVQQNKEDAWIKHDVWRMEIYLSLGILGLAILAPLAVTSIPSVSNSLTWREFHYIQSKLGIVSLLLGTMHALIFAWNKWVDTKQFIWYTPPTFMIAIFLPIIVLICKTILFLPCLRKKILKIRRGWEDVTKIDKTEMSSQL, encoded by the exons ATGGAGAGCAGAAAGGACGTTACAAATGAAGATATTTGGGAAGTGAACGCTAGAAGAAGTCTAGAAGATGATTATTTG aCTAAGGACACAGGAGAGACCAGTATGCTGAGAAGACCTGTGCTTTCACACTTGCAAGAAACACTCCATGTTGATGAATTCGATTGCCCATCAGAACTTCAGCATACACAGGAGCTCTTTCCAAAATGGCGCTTGCCAATCAAAATAGCTGCTATTGTATCATCTCTGACTTTTCTGTACACTCTTCTGAGGGAAGTAATTCACCCTTTAGTAACTTCTCACCAGCAATATTTTTATAGAATTCCAATCCTGGTCGTTAATAAAGTCTTACCAATGGTTTCCATCACCCTCTTAGCACTGGTTTATCTGCCAGGTGTGATAGCAGCAGTTGTACAACTTCATAATGGAACTAAGTATAAAAAATTCCCACCGTGGTTGGACAGGTGGATGTTAACACGAAAGCAGTTTGGgcttctcagtttcttttttgctgtactaCATGCAATTTATAGCCTGTCTTATCCAATGCGGCGATCCTACAGATACAAGTTGCTGAATTGGGCATATCAACAG GTCCAACAAAATAAGGAAGATGCCTGGATCAAGCATGATGTTTGGAGAATGGAGATTTACCTGTCTCTGGGCATTCTGGGACTTGCAATACTAGCTCCCTTGGCTGTCACATCTATTCCATCTGTGAGCAACTCTTTGACATGGAGAGAATTTCACTATATTCAG agCAAGCTAGGAATTGTTTCCCTTCTACTGGGTACAATGCATGCATTGATTTTTGCCTGGAATAAATGGGTAGATACAAAACAATTCATATGGTATACACCTCCAACTTTCATGATAGctattttccttcctattattgtccTGATATGTAAAACCATACTATTCCTACCATGCCTGAGGAAGAAGATACTGAAGATTCGACGTGGTTGGGAAGATGTCACCAAAATTGACAAAACTGAGATGTCCTCCCAGTTGTAG